GAAAGCTCCGGTTGATCTTTTCCTGCCGAATTTCCCGGCTCAGACTTTTCCGGGTCGTCAACAGCTTGCGGACTGCGCGATTGACCGCCAGTTTTCCAACCTCCTTACCGGGCTTGAGAAACGAGTAATATAGTGGATTTTTAGTCGAAAATTGCCGTTCCACCCCGGCCCTGGCTTCGTCACCGGCGCCCGCGGCGAGACTCGCCTGCTTGTAATCGTTCCAATAATCCAGCAGGGCCATGATCTGGGTGGGCGGCAGCTGTTCGACATAGCCATGCGTTCGGACCACCTGGCCGAACTCGGCCAGGGCCGCCTTTGCCCGCTCCTGGTAAAAGGTCTCCTGCTCGGGAGTCAGACCGGGAAACTGCAGCAGAAGATAAACCACCACGGCCACCGCCGCCACCACCGAGGTAACCTTCTTGACATAGAGCCAGACCCGCTCCCAGGCCCTAAGCAGAACCCCCTTGACGGTCGGCAGATGATAGCGCGGCATTTCCATGACAAAAGGAGTGCTCTCCTTGCCTTGTAACAGGGTCAGGGTCAGAATCTTGGCCACCGGCAGAGCGATAAAAATGGTGACCGTGGAAACAAAAAGAAAGGCGATGGTTTTATGTTCGCCGAAATAAATGCCGATCAGAAGCAGATAAAAGGGGGTTTTGGCCAGACAATTCATATACGGAGAAACCAGGATTGTCGCAAAGCGCGCTTTTTCATCGGCAATCCCTTTGCAGGCCATAACCCCGGGAACACAGCAACCGCCCACGACCACCCCGCTCAGGATCAGCGGCAGAGTCGACTGACCATGCAAACCGAAGCGTCGAAACACCCGATCCAGAATAAAGGCCATGCGCGGCATGTAACCGATATCCTCCAGAATCGCGATCAGGAGAAAAAGAATGAAAAAGACCGGAACATAGTTAAGTAATCCGTTGACACTGTCAACCACCCAGAGAGCCAGTCCGCGCCCGTGCGATTCCTCGATAAAACCGGAAAGCGGCAGCAACGCATCAACCATCTGCCGGAATCTGGCGAGCAGAGGCCAGGTGTAATTAGTGAGATTATAGCCTTGAACAATCGCCAGTTCATACATCAGATAGACGACTCCGACCAGCAGCAGCGGGCCGCAGTAACGATGACAAACAAATTTGTCGATACGATTGGTCCACGACTCGCGACGGGGACCGGCCGCGGCGTGCAGCCCGATTTTTTCAACCTCGACGGCCTGCTCGTGACGCCGCAGAGCGATCTGGCCCTCAGGCGTAATCTCGTGATCTTGTTCAAAAGCGTCCCGCAGCCTTTCGACCTCAATAGCCAGTGCCACCGCCAGAGGATGCAACCTCGCCAACAGATTCAAAGCCTGACTGTCACCCTCCAGCAATTTAACCGCCAGCCAGCGGGGTGAACAAAAGGCGCGCAGGGGCTCAGACTCCGCCAGACTCTTTTCGAGTTCGGCGAGACTGGGCTCAAGCACACCATAATCCAGCCTGAAACTGCCGGCCTGGTCCCCGGGACAGGACAAGGCCGCCAGAATCGTTTCCCGGCCCCGCCCCCCCTTGCCGGCGGCCGCAGCCACGACCGGTACCGTCAGCATCCGGCTGATTGCCTCCAGATCCAGAGCGTCCCCGCGACCTTCGACCACGTCCATCATGTTGAAAACCACCACCAGGGGCAGTCCCATTTCCAATAACTGAAAGGTAAGGTAGAGATTGCGCTTGAGGTTGGCCGCGTCGACCACGTTAATGGTCAGCGCCGGTTTTTCCTCAAGCAGAAAATCGCGCGCCACCCGTTCTTCCAGAGAGTACGAGGTCATGCTGTAGATTCCGGGCAGATCGATCAGCTCGTACTTCCGCCCCTCGACGGAAAAATGACCACTCTTCTTTTCAACCGTCACCCCCGGATAATTGGCCACGAACTGCCGGGTTCCGGTCAGCAGGTTGAAAACCGTGGACTTACCGGTATTGGGCTGTCCCGCCAGGGCCACCGTGATCTTGGCACTCATTGGGGTTCCACCTCGATGCCGGCCGCCTCGACGTGTCGCAACGACAGAAACTGACCGTCAAAAGCCAACTCCAGAGGATCCACCAACGGCGCGTTGCGCAGGACCCGGATTCTGGTTCCCGGAAACAGACCCAGGGCCATCAGGCGCTGTCCGACAACCCCGCGCTCCCTGATTTTCTTAACGACAGCCTCTTCGCCCGGCTTCAATTTATCAAGCGTCATGCACCAAATCCCTTCGTAAAAAATTTATTAGCCATGCCAAACTTTGGGCGCAAAAAAAACTACCCGACCATGATCTTTTCTGCCATGCCACGCCCAAGCATGATACGGTTACCATCAAGGGTCACGATCAGCGGCCCCCGGCCCTCATTGACCAGGACCTTGACTTCCACGCCAGGCACCATGCCCATGGCCGCCAGCCGGGAACGAACCCCCTGACCAGCATCAATATGCAACAATCGCAAAGACTTACCGCAACTCGCCGCCGGCAGCACCATAGACCCTCCAGGATAAAATTCACTTAAATAATCAAACTTAGAAGTAGTTAACTTATAGCATAATGGCGCATTTTATATGCTCAAACAAATTTAGTGTCAAGCTTTTTATCCCTCCGGCTGAGCCAAATATTTTTATTCCGGTCGATGGCCGAAGACAAGCCCGCTCATCCAGCCGCCGGGAAAAACCGCGGCGAAAGATTCAAACGACCTCCCGGCAACCGGGACCAACCCCGAAAGACCAGGCAAAAGCGTCCTATCCATGATCGAGCCAGCGGAGCAGACGGCGCGCCTCTTTCCGGGCGCTTTTGCAGTGTGCGGCCCGGCCCAACAGCTTGCGGGCCAGGTCCTTCTTTTCCAGACGCAGGGCGCAATAGCCCTGTTTCAGATAGGCGTTGCCGTCTT
This window of the Pseudomonadota bacterium genome carries:
- a CDS encoding ferrous iron transport protein A, giving the protein MVLPAASCGKSLRLLHIDAGQGVRSRLAAMGMVPGVEVKVLVNEGRGPLIVTLDGNRIMLGRGMAEKIMVG
- the feoB gene encoding ferrous iron transport protein B, which codes for MSAKITVALAGQPNTGKSTVFNLLTGTRQFVANYPGVTVEKKSGHFSVEGRKYELIDLPGIYSMTSYSLEERVARDFLLEEKPALTINVVDAANLKRNLYLTFQLLEMGLPLVVVFNMMDVVEGRGDALDLEAISRMLTVPVVAAAAGKGGRGRETILAALSCPGDQAGSFRLDYGVLEPSLAELEKSLAESEPLRAFCSPRWLAVKLLEGDSQALNLLARLHPLAVALAIEVERLRDAFEQDHEITPEGQIALRRHEQAVEVEKIGLHAAAGPRRESWTNRIDKFVCHRYCGPLLLVGVVYLMYELAIVQGYNLTNYTWPLLARFRQMVDALLPLSGFIEESHGRGLALWVVDSVNGLLNYVPVFFILFLLIAILEDIGYMPRMAFILDRVFRRFGLHGQSTLPLILSGVVVGGCCVPGVMACKGIADEKARFATILVSPYMNCLAKTPFYLLLIGIYFGEHKTIAFLFVSTVTIFIALPVAKILTLTLLQGKESTPFVMEMPRYHLPTVKGVLLRAWERVWLYVKKVTSVVAAVAVVVYLLLQFPGLTPEQETFYQERAKAALAEFGQVVRTHGYVEQLPPTQIMALLDYWNDYKQASLAAGAGDEARAGVERQFSTKNPLYYSFLKPGKEVGKLAVNRAVRKLLTTRKSLSREIRQEKINRSFLGRTGRALEPVTRWAGFNWRVNVALLSCLAAKESAVATLGALYEPPSAESGLDDKLEERMRITENSMTPLHALSIILFMALYPPCLATMIMIKLQTNSWKWMIFSLVAPIVMGVVISILVFSGGRALGLNGWQAMAVFYLFAVIVTVALALVKDREGQTCSD
- a CDS encoding ferrous iron transport protein A is translated as MTLDKLKPGEEAVVKKIRERGVVGQRLMALGLFPGTRIRVLRNAPLVDPLELAFDGQFLSLRHVEAAGIEVEPQ